The sequence below is a genomic window from Salvelinus namaycush isolate Seneca chromosome 2, SaNama_1.0, whole genome shotgun sequence.
TCATTGGAAATTCTGGCGTgccaaaatgcaatgacgctgtcggtgtgatcgaagcGTGAGTGTAAAAAAACATTAGGAAGGCATGCTCttcccatgacatagactgaccaggtgaatccaggtgaaagctatgatcccttattgatgtcacctgttaaatccacttcaatcagtgtagatcaggggtctccaaccttttctagcatgagagccttgtttcaggtcctgagctacaggcagtcagatttgggtatgtcattttaggctatttttttttaaaagggcCAGATTCTTAATTAATTGAAAAGGTTTTGGGGAAAAGTATTTCTGTCAACCTACAAGATGGTTATCACATCAACTGGCTACACACAGAGTGATAGACACACATgcgcaccacacagacagacagggacaatATTGTTGGAAATGAATTGGAAGATATTGTGTtaggtttggctttttaagctaatagtggctaaccaggggtgggataatgtcaaGTTGCATTGATTAAATAGTAGCTGGGAGCTTGAGGGGTCTGATACTTGTGAGatttgtttatgacagtttgcgGTGGAACACGTGAAAAttgcatgtactttcagaattCTTTGGCGAGCTATTCATAGGTGGGCTACGAGCTACTGGTAGCTTACGGGCTACAAGCTACTGGTAGCTTACGGGCTATGAGCCACTGGTAGCTTACGGGCTACGAGCTACTGGTAGCTTACGGGCTACGAGCTACTGGTAGCTTACGAGTAGCTTACGAGCTACTAGTAGCTTACAGGCTACGAGCTACTGGCAGCTCGTGATCGATCTGTTGGAAatccctggtttaaatgaagaggagacgggttaaagaaggattcttaagccttgagacaactgagacatggattgtgtacgtgttCCATTCTGAGGGTAAATGGGTAAACCAAAAGATTtaactgcctttgaacgggtattgtagtaggtaccaggcgcaccagtttgagtgtgtcaagaactgcagagctgctgggtttttcacgctcaacagttttacGTGTGTAttaaaaatggtccaccaccgaaaggacatccagccaacttgacacaactgtgggaagcattggagtcaaaatgggccaacattcctgtggaacgcttttgacaccttgtagtccattccattccctgacgaattgaggctgttctgacggcaaaaggggtgcaacttaatattaggtgttcctaatgttttgtacactcagtgtagatgtaCGTTTGTCTTCTTCAATGAGACACTGGTCAAGTAGGTCATCTCTAAGAGTGTCCCgaatgcaccctattccttacttttgcactacttttgaccagagccctatgggcactggtcaaaagtagtgcggtcaaaagtagtgcactatatatagggaatagggtgttatttagGATACAGACTAGATGTGTGTTTTTAGGAGTGCGCCTACTCTGGTTTGATGGGGTAGAGACCATTATAATGACTATTGCATAACTATTATGGTGATGTGTTATACACAGCACATTAAGCCTGTCCAATACCTCAGTAGATTTCATTAGCTCCAAGTCACTGTGACAAGATAAGTGCCTTGCGtttggccagtaactgaaaggtcgcttgTTCGAATCTCCAGGCAaactaggtgaaaaatcggtcaatgtgcccttgagcaaggcacttcaccctAATTGCTCTGGTTAAGAGCGCCTGtcaaatgactaaaatgtgagaGAGTTGCAGGGGGGcagagtgatgtgtgtgtgtaagtaagcGAGGTGGATGAGGTCAAAAGGTTGGAGGTAAGAGACCACCTGAATACTGATGATATTCAAATTTAATTATTCAACACATAATTTCAGTAGCTCTTGACCTGGAGGGTATGACATTTGAAGTGACACTCATTCTGACTGTTTAATGTCAATAAAAATGTATCAGATGCAGAATAGCACAATCTTATGTAAATCAACCATGTATTCCAGATTTCCTGTTACCATGTCAAGTCAAAGCCACAAGTGAATATGTTTTGTATTATGGACTGCACAGAGCATCCAGACCCTTTTCTCTGTGATGATGGAATTGACTTCACTTATCAGAACATACCAGAAACTTTACGCGCGGTACTTTGACCCCATCTTGTGGACACTCGGCGGTCCTGCACAAATTTCGACTCGCCAGTTTTGCCAGATTTCCAGAGAAGTTGAGTTACACGTCAGAATGGAACCTGTACTGGTGAGTGGACGTGTACTGTGACCTCAACATTTTGTGTGTATCAGCTGATCCCGGATATATGCAGATATGGAACGTGTGGTGGAGATGGCAAATAACGGTGGTGAGCCCGACATAAACTGCTACGTCTGACATTACATATTTTATTGTTCATAAATCCATAACCAGCATTTGTCATTTTTATGCGGCTCGTGTGATTTTCCTGTGCGCGCGCTGGCCCATAATAAACAATGCAACATGTATACTTTAATATTCTAACTGTGTTGCCTCTGCATGGGTAGACGTGCCGTGCTGCTTGCACTTGTGCTTGGAATGGCAAAGCGTTTTAGCAACTATCCTACATCACCAGGCAAATAGGGGGCTTCGGCTTTTGCTTTGACAGTGAAAGTGATAATATCGGCTTTGTTTTGTATGACAGCTGATCCCCAATCGCCAACAAATAGCCTACAGGCCGTTCACAGGTAAATTACGTTAATGATTAAATACTTTgccagggttgtattcattataGCCTATTCTGTTACAAATCGTTTCGCCCTGTTGCAAAACCGTTTACTCCAAACGGAAAACGCAAACGAGAGCTTCTCTTGGACAAATTAAAATAGAGCCCCACCCGTTTTCTTTACGTTTCCTTCTTAAACGGAGACGGTTTCCAAAATGTATACAACCCAGGTATGTTTCCCTAACATTCACCAATGTGAACCCCTTATATTCAGCCCAGTAGTTTATCTTGCAGCTCCCTATAAAACATAATGTTGAACTTCTTAGCCTATGCATCACGATTGTATAAACTAGGCGGCCTACCAGTGGAGTTATTTCCTTACCATCTGGATTGTCTATCTACTTTCTGAAGTAGCAATTGAGGAGGAACAGTCAGTGAAGCTTGAACCAGTGTTACAGGATAAGTGTACTAAGGCCCAGACCTCTTGGCAAAGGTCATATGAGGATTCTATACCAATAGTCTACGACTTAGATATCGCCTCTCACTTTTTCcgtcccctttcctctcctcaggTTTCTCCCTCGCCGGTCCTTCCACCACTCCCCGCAAGCGACAGGTGCGATTCTCCGCCCGCCACGACATCCTGCTGCTCCGTGAGGTCATTGCTCAGAACCCGTTCTGTTCCAAGGAGTCGGGTCGTATCTGGGCCCGTGTCGGGGAGATCATTACTGCTGCCCTGCAGGACGAGAGCTTCGAGGTGGACGCCCGGCGTTGCAGGGAGAGGACCATGCTGCTGCTGGACTACTACAAGAAGCAGGACTTCCCCAGCCTACGCAGGTTGGTCAAGACTGGCCAGAAGTTGACATTAGACATACATACACAAGAGTCTACACAAGGCTTAATAGGAGGAATGTATTAGAAGCTGATACCCaaccctgtgtgtctgtgtctgttcaTGCTTATGTGCCTGTATGTGTTCAGGTTTGGGACAGAGAGGCTGTATGCCCAGAAAGAAGACCTACTCCACGAGGTGTTGGAGCTGGAGGCAGAGAAGGGTCTTCTGGCCAGCGGGGAGAGTAAGTACCAGGATGAGGAACTCAGGAAACGAGCCCTGGAAGAGCTGGCTAGTCTACCAGAGCAGGACAAACCCATCATTATCTCCACACAAACAGGACAACCCAAAGGTAAGAACCCCATCCAAGTCTGTTTAGATCTGTGAGGTGAGAGAATAACTTTTAGATCTGTGATCATATCCAAAGGGAGGAAGGAAATAGGACACACACCTGAAGAGAATACTGTTATTATAGCCCTACTGTGACCAAACCAGTGGTTCTCCTGTAATTGCTTACAATGCACTGCCCTTGCCCCACCTAAAACACTATTCTCCTGTTTTAGAATGCCCTGCCCTTGCCCCACCTAAAACACTATTCTCCTGTTTTAGAATGCCCTGCCCTTGCCCCACCTAAAACAGTATTCTCCTGTTTTAGAAT
It includes:
- the si:dkey-45d16.4 gene encoding scaffold attachment factor B1, which produces MERVVEMANNGGFSLAGPSTTPRKRQVRFSARHDILLLREVIAQNPFCSKESGRIWARVGEIITAALQDESFEVDARRCRERTMLLLDYYKKQDFPSLRRFGTERLYAQKEDLLHEVLELEAEKGLLASGESKYQDEELRKRALEELASLPEQDKPIIISTQTGQPKVPMTPEPEEEQEDLAELSLVSAAPMAKQPCQCCCQTYSEILSFLEKRSEAEQRLREEELSLRREELEIQRSKITLERERLGAERKERERRFELESQERQVILDLLKEKVLKG